From the genome of Kwoniella newhampshirensis strain CBS 13917 chromosome 12, whole genome shotgun sequence:
ctcgtcgatgagGTTATTGCCATCTTTGCCGACCATAAGCAGGGTACGTCTTACTTTATCAACGAACCCGAGCTATTTTCCTCTACATGCTGTCACCTAATGATCAACTTGTCACAGCCCAAtacgagaaggaaggagcTCAACGGGAGCTGAACCTTCTCCAGAAAGAGATTGgtcagatcaagaaggccAAGGGAGATGCTACCGAGCTgctggcgaagaaggcggagTTTGACAAGAAGATTGCGGACCTCGTCTCAAAGACAGCGGAATTGGTTCAGCTGAGAGATCAAAAAGCAGGATTGATCGGGAACATTGTTGATCCCGCGAACCACGTTTCTCTAactgaggtgagtgaggaggacTCTGACGCGGGGACCGGCGAGAGGCAAGTTGTCATCTCCTGCTGACAGGTTTTGTGATGGTACAGGACGACAATCCTATCATGCGAGTTTGGCACCCAGAGCCCAATCACAAGGGTAACTCCGCTCCCGGTCTCCAAGCAGAGGACAAAGGCACCGACATTCTCTCCCACCACGAGGTTCTCGCTCGTCTCGAAGCATACGACACTGATCGAGGTGTAAAAGTCTTCGGACATCGTGGATTCTACCTCACCGGCGACGGCGTGGACCTCAACCAAGCGCTCATCAGTTATGGATTGGACTTTTTGAGAACCAAGAAGTTCAGAAAAGTGCAACCCCCCTtcatgatcaagaaggataTCATGGCAGCTACTGCTCAACTGTCCGAATTCGACGAGGCTCTGTACAAGGTCTCTGGAGATACCGATGAGAGATATTTGATCGCTACCAGTGAACAACCTATCTCAGCCATGCACATGGACGAAAATCTGGATCCCAAATACCTGCCAAAACTGTGGGTTCGGACTGGAAAACTCTGCGCAATCATATGCTTACGGACCCTCTTAGTTACGCCGGTTACTCCACCTGTTTCAGGAAAGAGGCCGGTTCTCACGGTAGAGATACATGGGGTATTTTCCGAGTGCACCAgttcgagaaggtcgagcaAGTGAGTAGCCGTCCTACTCCCCTTGCCTTGCTGAGCGAATCAACTTACGCTGTACCGTCCAGTTCATCGTCTGTGAGCCGGAGCAGTCCCCTCAATTCCTCGACACCATGGTGGAGAACTCTCGAGAATTCTACGAATCCCTCGAAATCCCTTACCGAGTGGTCAACATCGTCTCTGGCGGACTGAACAACGCTGCTTCCATCAAATACGATCTCGAAGCTTGGTTCCCCTACCAGGGAGAGTACAAGGAGCTGGTCAGTTGCTCCAATTGTACTGATTACCGTGAGTGCAGCTTGCTAGGATGACCTAGCGCGTTAGCTGACGTTTTCAATGCAGAGTCAAGGTCATTGAACGTGCGACTCGGATACAAGTCCAAGGGCGAGAAGACTGGTTTCGTTCACATGCTCAATGGAACACTTTGTGCTACGGAGCGAGCTTTGTGTTGTCTTGTGGAGAATTACCAAACAcccgaggtgagtggatcgGATCTACTCCTGATATTCCTGACACGTACTAAtacttgctcttcttccaggGCCTCCGTATACCCAAGGTTCTCCAGCCATACATGCAAGGTCGAGACTTCATTCCTTTCACGGCGGAGTTGCCGAAGACCTCTACTACAAACaaagctgctgctgccgccGGTAAGAAGTAGGTAGATAGAGTAGCTGTGCGcgagaagggtgaggaTGTAGAGGCAGAGCATAAAGGTAGATCGAGGATGATATGCCTGCATACATAATATTACATGATTGGCATTGTGAATGTATATGACAGACGTTTTATGGTGAAGGTCCTTCACGATGGGATCAGATACATGAGCTGTGTTTGACGCGTCGACGCGTTTTGGGTGGACGAGCTCACCACGTTCTCAGTCTGTTGCCATCGCTAACTTGTGATCGGTTTTCAAAACATTATCTCAATTTTCCTCCACCCTTCCAACGCATCTCACTATTGATAGATAGCATCATACGTCGATCTCATATTCGATAATCTACGTCAGGGCTGGGACCGACACGGAGATCCACAACAAAGCAACTCCcgcttcatcgtccttccttTACTCCGATATTGGCTGCCTTGTCAGGCTTCTCAAGTCAACAAACCAGTCCATCCACTTCTGGTTCGCAACGTTCATCATCGGCCGCAATGGACTCTCCGCTCCTACCGACGCTCTCCAAACCCAACTATTCTCTCGAAGAGgacccatctctcctcgcgGACCTATCACTAGATTCCGAACCTCCCCTCAGTCCCACATCTCATAATCTATCCTCGTCGCATTCCTTCACGGGAGGACGGCAAGAGCTGAGCGGctccgtctcttcttctcgatcccaTTCTGTCGCCCAGGGGAATGGGAGAGTCAGGATCGACGCTCAattggatgatgagatcaatgaagaagaggggcGAGGTGATTATCACGACGATAAGAAAACGAAAGCAAAAGCGAAACCTGAGACAGGGAATAAACCTCGCTTCTCATTGTTCGCCGCTCCAAGACCTCCCTCGgcagacgacgatggagCAGGACCGGAGTCAGATCGAGATGACAatcaggaagaggaagaagaagcggatcAAACTATACATGTGACCGGTTCGACATCACAACGACAAGATGAAGGTTCACAAGGGAAATCACTGAGatcacaatcacaatcacaacCAGATTCGCAAACACAACAACCGAAACAGAGTTCggcggagagggaggggaagcTGAGAGAGAGTTTGTATGAGTTGAGAAAGATGAATGAGGTCTTTGAGAGTTTTTTGGGCGCTCTGGAAGGTGTGAGAGGACATaatcaggtgagtggtccCGGGAAGAGACGCTTCGGTGCGAGCGATTGCTATCGTacttctcgttctcgtttCTGGTGTCTGTGTTCTTGGAGCGCATGTGATGTTGGCGGATGGCTCTACTTGAAACTCCGTTGCTATTGCATGTCAAGTGCTGATCCTCTTTACCAACCCGCTCCCCTAGCGACTCGCGCAAAGAGTGCAACAGACGTCCGCTCTGTTGGACGAATATACGGCGATCATGGGTCAGGCAGAGCATACGCAGAGATTGTTGACGAACCCGAAATGGACGGGTAGTGCAGATGTAAGTGTGTGCGAGGAgattcattcattcatctTGTCGTTTCCTTGTTCCCGCTCTACACTCTCGACATGGCAGTTTGTCGGGACAACCATATTTGTCTAGTGTATCACAAGATCGTCGTCAGTTTCAGCAATGACGAATTCACGTTGAcgcttttcttctcttttATTATCCAGGACGCCGCTGCCCTCATGGCCGAAGAACAAGCTCGTCAAGTCGCAGAACAAGCGGCTATGCAAGAAGCTCAACGAGCTGCCGAAGCCGCTCGACTCGCCCAAGATGAGaaagagcgaagagagagggaaagggcCAGTGAGGTTGGTACAGGGCGGCTCGGAagggggagaggaaggggtggGATTGGAGCTTCAGTCAGTGGGACACGAGGCGGCGTGACGAggggacgaggtgagtcatgaGACCTTGTGCTATGTTCGAGTTTTTTACTTTTGCTGTTGCTTATACTGATAGGATTCGTCGTAGGAACTGGTATACCTAGACCTTCTGTCGCAGCG
Proteins encoded in this window:
- a CDS encoding serine-tRNA ligase, producing the protein MIDLIHFQTDKGGNPEVVRESQRKRGAPEELVDEVIAIFADHKQAQYEKEGAQRELNLLQKEIGQIKKAKGDATELLAKKAEFDKKIADLVSKTAELVQLRDQKAGLIGNIVDPANHVSLTEDDNPIMRVWHPEPNHKGNSAPGLQAEDKGTDILSHHEVLARLEAYDTDRGVKVFGHRGFYLTGDGVDLNQALISYGLDFLRTKKFRKVQPPFMIKKDIMAATAQLSEFDEALYKVSGDTDERYLIATSEQPISAMHMDENLDPKYLPKLYAGYSTCFRKEAGSHGRDTWGIFRVHQFEKVEQFIVCEPEQSPQFLDTMVENSREFYESLEIPYRVVNIVSGGLNNAASIKYDLEAWFPYQGEYKELVSCSNCTDYQSRSLNVRLGYKSKGEKTGFVHMLNGTLCATERALCCLVENYQTPEGLRIPKVLQPYMQGRDFIPFTAELPKTSTTNKAAAAAGKK